The genomic window gggataacagttttttgaaaaaacaatatatttttttttaggttttggggagtacttattttgttcgaaaaatgtaccctttcgccattttttgttTTAAGGGTTTTTCAGCATACATGCAAAAATGTTTTAGATGAAAACGAatccacttaaaattatgcgctaaaaacgttggcgatagaagttttttgaaaaaaaaaaaatattttttggggtttgggacatgttttggtcgaaaaactTGTTTTCCTGaggccaaatcctatcgaaaaattgatgacgcgatattggttaactttcgtccatacaaatcgacccgacccaatgggtatggttacgactatggcgttagggttaaggaagtttaattgggcCTTAAGCTGAGCCTAGCCTACAGTGGCGTAACCATAGGGTGGCGTAACCATAGGGTGGCATGGCTGGCAACTTGTCACGGGCCTCCGACACAAGCGGGCCCCGGGCCAAGAGGCCGCGAgctcaaaaatttttgtttacattgtacctgagtattttattttatttggaaagtgagacaactaaagactataatacaatttcaagttaatcgttgagcatttcaaccaaactaaacaaaaacATGTAGATTAATTTTTAGAGATGTACACACCACACGTGAGAGAGGttattgatatgcaaaatttttttgaaacaattcaacaaatttGTAAAATGTTTGGGCACAGTATCAAAAGTTAGAATGTTTTATCAAGTTGTATATCTAATAACGGAAGTGAGTCATCAACTTTGTTGTTGCTTTAAAATTTCGATTCGTTGAAGCCCAGAGCTCGCTAGAGGATGGTAAATTTCAATTTTGATGTGGTTTGCGAAGATTGGCTTCTCCAAGATCCGGAAGGTTTGTTCAAAATGAACATATTTTATCGAGTATTGAACATCATTATAAACCAATTGAAATCGCGTTTCATTCAAAtgaatgaaatttttaaaaaatccaGTGTTTTGCAGCCTTACACTTAACAAGTTTTAAATGACAATGatcttttagaaaaaaaaactctagaatttgttgagatAAAAAACGACAGCGAACGACAAAGAAATAGAGAAATCGTTGTGTATTAGAGACcttgctgatttattaataataaacaagtaagaacgggacttcatacctttcatgaacggggctgaacaataatcttatcccattcgtaatatccaaataatcggctgtataagatatgaaatatatagtgaaaagatgtacatacctaagcgatttttaaaataaataaaaaaatagatagttgctttgtgtgaggatgcaaagtttcacgtttgtggtctgcatgaaatagctttgacCGTGAATCACTTATATCAAAAAATATGTGCCGTAGACGTAagcatttgataaaatttgaagcttctattctttaaaaagggggcagaaatgacagtttacaTGGAGTATATATACTACGAGCCGGACCCATGTGCATTTTGCGCAAGCAATTTAAAAGTTTcttatcaacagaaatcagctgttccatcaatcaattaaaacttacagcttgcgctgccatctagcgtatggtaaCAACTGCCGGTAACGCAgcgcaaatattcacaatagtgccataatacaaatagatttctttgtgtgctcacaatcgtttatttctattaaacggttttatttacgttgacttgacaggctgcacggctgcacggccgctgtgaacgaattttgtaattaaaacttaagtagcttcccgataagctacacgctggaaacttggaatatagttcagaacccgatgacaatgcaataatatgaaaaaaactccgataggtggcgcatggaccgaaatgtttaaaaaaatcgtatttgtgctccgatatggctcatatttggaacacatatggcatacatgaatagaaagcgacatatgaaaaaaatcaccacaaggtggcgcaaggatcgagatattaacgcatacgtggcgctgagttgagtaaagtatttggaaggattatgtgacttagattgtaacaaattgtcaggaaagggtccttgcaacaatgagtcactaaatgaactaaatagaatgagaaataataggcaattaaataaagactaaaaacttagtATAATAATAAGAATCCTACAGCGAGGAGCTTAAAATGTCACAAGATGCTTATATATATGTTTGAAAAAATCTTCAAGATCggtaatttataaaatatatttcgcatacaaccgattgttcatatgaGAGGTGTTTCTCAATTTCTTCGtaattttaacagttagaagcttgaaatttcacaagatgcttatatatacatatgtttgaaAAAATCTTCAAGATCGGTTATTTATAGAATATATgtctcatacaatcgatttttcagatgctatgaatttttgatattttaacaCATTATTGTTCATCTCCACTCATGAAAGGTATGACGTTTCTGGCACAACCGAAGACAGTGCCGCTCTTACTTGTTTGTTCATAGTTAGCGGTTGTTTTCCGTGATAAAGTGAATTGCTTTATCTCGTTAACCTTTAAATACAATCTCTGGTTTGCAAATTTAGGACCATATTTCGCCAAGAACTCAGCAATTGACTGAGATATTGAAAAAGCATATAGCTTTAAATGCTTTATCTTTTAAAGTGTATACTAAGCCCTAATTTGATAATACTCTaaggctttaaaaaaaaattcaaagttttaCCCCCAATATTGAATTGTTAACCCTTTCGTACGTACCATATTTGCTACCACCTGATTTACTGTCCATATCCACTTGATTTCGTTGTATGCAAGACCTTTCATTGCATAAATTTGGGCAACATTTGCCACCGATGCTACTACAATCGGAATCATGTTTGCATTTTGGTGTGCAGCTATAAACCTTCGTTGATGAGGGGCAACCAGCTAAAGGAACGGACGATCAGcacacaaatagaaaaaaaaacaaagaaaataaaggaaagttACAAGGGGATTTCCTTAAGTATtacgtttttgttattttataacttttaaataatCAACTGACACATACTTTGTGCATTGCTTATTACCACTAgtgttaacaacaacaacaatggcaaAATCACTTGGAGAGTTGCAGCGcctgaaaacacaaaaaaaaacatcaCATGTAAAAAGTGGCGGGACAGATAACGGTTAGGAGGGAACTCGTTATTTCGTATATGCAAATTTTATGTTTAACACTTCAGTCGACATTTTTTTCGCAATCGAAATAACCAATTCACGTATTCAGAGATTTACATAAGAGTTGGCTCATACCGTTGTTGTTATTTGCTGACAATCCGTTATGACGAAACATGTTGTTCACTTCTACACTTTAAAACAGAAACTACCTTAAATGCTGCGCAGGCCTGATGTGTTTATATGTATCTTTGTTCTCTGCAAATACTTAATAATAGTTAAGGTTTTTTCTCTGTTTGAGTTTTGTTTTGAGTAGGTAATTATTTATGCATGTAAGCggttacacatatgtacatatgtatgtatgtatgtatcaggAGCGACCCAACCGTCAAAGAACAAGTTGAGTACTGGCATAGGCTCTAAGTTTCGATTCCAACTTCACATTTCATTTAACAAATGATTAACAGATGAAAATGAAGGTGGCGACTCCAGGGGCTCTTCGGAATGGCAATAGTCGATAGCTAACATCTGCATTCCTTCGTCATATATTAACAAAAAGAGGGCCTCCGAAGCTTCTGAGAACGTTCTCACAGAGGTTCCCAGGTTTACTCCCCATTTTCTAACCGAGAAACGAGTGAGCTTCTCTATGACTCCAGCAGCTCCAAAGACAGCTTTTTGAAAGGTCAGCAAGTAACAGGGAAGCCTTTTTTGGAGGCGAGAAAGCATTTTGGATGTTTGGGAATGTTTGTGAGCATGTTAGAAGCTTCTATTGGAAGATGGGCTTATGCTTTCTTTACCtaataaaatacttttttttttttttttgatcaaagcTTTTCGAAAGCTCAGCAAATGCGTGTGGTGCTTGCAAAACTTTGCAATATTTTTTAGGAAAGCTTATAAGAGAAACGAGTTCCATCTTTGTTGAACAATGATGGATTTTTCTCCAACCAGGAGATATTATAAGTCGATAAAGCTTTTTTCCAAGATTCTAAAATTGTATTGGTTGCTCGAAAGCTTCTCAATGTttctagacatttttttaaaaagtcagaAAAGTGTCGGATACATCAGGATCTTCGAGTATAGCTGTTCGGAACTGCAAGTTTTAGCTCCCAGATTCTTCAAATAAGAAAATAGTATTTCTTTGAAGCAAGCTTAATTTTGAGGCCAAGGAAAATATTCAGGTGCAGGTAAAGTTGTGAAAGTCCCCGAGGACTTAAGAAGCTTTTATGAAAGGGTTCAATGTTTCTTTCTTGAATGTGTATGACCAGCAGGCCGTTCTCACTGGAAATTTTTGGAGGGCTGGAGATCACTATAGGACCTCTTGGAAGAGCTTTCCAAACGCCAGGTTTCTATTGAACGGAAACACGGTTCATTAAAGCTTTTCAAAGATTACAAAAGATACTTGGGAGCACCAGGCGCTTTTAAAGCAATTTTTGGTTGCTAGGCATCAGGGGCTACTACTGAAGGTTTTTGTAGCCTTAAGTGTCGTTCCAGGCAAATATTTCAGGCATCTGAAAACATCAGATTATTTTAAGGGAGTTCTAGAAGTGTCATCCTTCTGTTCCGGTGCGGGCAATGATCGGTAGCCAAGGTAGCTTTTCAAAGCTCAATAAACATCTTGGAAAACAGGGAAGCTTTTAAGAATCGACAGTGTATGAATTTGAGCTTTCCATGGATCGAAAAATTGAGTTCGACATTCCTTGTATTTTTTTTCTTACAAGGCAACTTTTAACTTGTTAAGACTTTAGGCTAGTGTCCTACTAACTGAACCCGAGAAGCTAGGCTTGGTTTGGGCACGAGACACTTCGCAAAGCCGCAGAGTTTTTTTGGCACCTTCATAAGCTCTATACAAGCTTTTCGGAAGCTAGTAAAGTGTAGAGAgcagtggcggatctaggatttggtactgggggcttgaaattttttcactttcaaattttgtttttgttttccatgatgtgttaaataaatgtacacagaatataaaatgacatgacaaaaggaggattttcaaaattaaaaaaattaaataatttacttataaagtacaagcaatattttctgaaatgaagttcttcttttattcagcacactcgagataatgatataacaaccatataaaaatagtcataaaaacctttctttcaaacccacttattg from Eurosta solidaginis isolate ZX-2024a chromosome 3, ASM4086904v1, whole genome shotgun sequence includes these protein-coding regions:
- the LOC137243878 gene encoding uncharacterized protein isoform X2, producing MFRHNGLSANNNNGAATLQVILPLLLLLTLVLVAPHQRRFIAAHQNANMIPIVVASVANVAQIYAMKGLAYNEIKWIWTVNQVVANMPIPAIRVPTVAIPNAALTRNVKWIVLPSE
- the LOC137243878 gene encoding waprin-Thr1 isoform X1; the protein is MFRHNGLSANNNNGAATLQVILPLLLLLTLVVISNAQTGCPSSTKVYSCTPKCKHDSDCSSIGGKCCPNLCNERSCIQRNQVDMDSKSGGSKYADSSNQGSYCGNTKCSPYEKCEMDRSTKRMKCVRT